From the Euphorbia lathyris chromosome 6, ddEupLath1.1, whole genome shotgun sequence genome, one window contains:
- the LOC136233907 gene encoding uncharacterized protein, with protein sequence MDFRKEYLDLVLVPCGLLIMFAYHLILLYRYLNLPHTTIMGFENNDKRAWVERIMQADKRDIGTALSVISSNTSAATFLASISLTLSSLIGAWLGNSTNNVFQSKLIYGDTRPSTISIKYISLLTCFLLAFSCFVQSARHFVHTNYLISTPGGDIPVEFVERAVIKGSDFWSLGLRALYFAINLLPWFFGPIPMFVSSVVMVIMLHYLDSNSTPLHRYEAPPEEVVEKFPQLVVDVEHSVG encoded by the exons ATGGATTTCAGAAAGGAGTACCTTGATTTGGTGTTAGTTCCTTGTGGGTTGCTAATCATGTTTGCTTATCACCTAATCCTTCTTTACAGATACCTTAATCTTCCCCACACCACAATAATGGGATTTGAAAACAACGATAAGCGAGCTTGGGTTGAGAGAATTATGCAG GCAGACAAAAGAGATATCGGCACGGCTCTCTCAGTAATTTCGTCGAACACTTCAGCTGCAACTTTCCTAGCATCAATCTCCTTAACTCTCAGCTCTCTAATCGGAGCATGGCTAGGAAATTCAACCAACAATGTGTTCCAAAGTAAACTAATCTACGGTGACACAAGGCCATCGACAATTTCAATCAAATACATAAGCTTACTCACCTGTTTTCTGCTTGCATTTTCGTGCTTTGTTCAATCTGCAAGGCATTTTGTGCATACCAATTACCTAATTAGCACACCAGGCGGAGATATCCCCGTTGAATTTGTGGAAAGAGCAGTGATAAAAGGTAGTGATTTTTGGTCACTTGGGCTTAGAGCTTTGTATTTTGCGATTAATTTATTGCCATGGTTTTTTGGTCCTATACCTATGTTTGTTTCATCTGTTGTAATGGTGATCATGCTCCATTATCTTGATTCTAATTCCACTCCGTTGCATCGGTATGAGGCTCCGCCGGAAGAGGTGGTTGAGAAATTTCCCCAATTAGTTGTTGATGTTGAGCATTCTGTTGGGTAA